Genomic window (Ruminococcus flavefaciens AE3010):
GCTCTTGCTGAGGTAGAGGCTTTCCGCTATTTCGCTTATCTTCCACGGCAGCTCGGGATTTTTCATTATCCTGTTGCGGAGCAGGCAGAGCTTCTCGAACTGTGGATTTGAGGTGGGCTCGGAAATGGTGTAGGTGTATACGCGGTTCACCGTTGCCTTGTACATGGCTTCCGACAGGTCTGAGGAGCTGCTGAGCTCAAGGCTGAAAACGCCTACGGTAAAGTCGATATTGCAGTTTTCCTCGCTGCTGAACTGCGTCTCTTTTATCTTGCCGCAGAGCTGCTCGTATATGGCAGGAGCTCTGCCGCTTTCGGGACTTATGACGCATAGGGTCTGTGAAGCCCATGCGCCGCATATCTCCCGTCCGTGTATGCAGGAGCGGAGCTTCTTTGCAAAGGCAGCCATAATGCTGTTGGACTTTTCCTCGCCGCTTTGGTAGTAGGCTTTTTTCAGTCCGCCCAGCTCAAAGGTCATGCACTCGATGAAGCGGTTGCCCGAAGCAGCCGACAGCTTTGTGCCGAACTCCTGCTCGATGCCGCTTCTGTTGAGAAGTCCCGTTATATGGTCGTATAGTAGAGCCTTGCTGGTGTTGAGGATAGTGCGGTTCATTATAGCCTTTATGCGCACCTGTTCAAGGGCTACGTTCACGTAGTTTATCCATTTCATGTACAGGGAGCTGAATGAGCGGGGCTCCTTACCGAATGAAACGGCGCAGTAGCCGAAGAAGTTGTTATTGTAGTGTAGAGGAGAGATGAAAAATGCGGAGGGATAGCTGCGCTCCTCGCTGTAATCGGGGAGTATATCCGACGAGCTGAAAAAGGTGTCCTGCTCAGATTCACGCCATATAGCCGATTTCGCAAGGACGACTTTCATACGGTCGCCTGTGCGGAAGGTGAGCTCCTCGGCGTTTTTGTCCACGGTGGCGTCAACGTAGCTCTTGGTGAGACATATCCTCACCCTTCTCATTTTATGCAGGAAGTAGGTGTAATTATCCAGCCTGTCGACAAAGGTATGGATATTATCCGCATTGGTTATATCGAAGAGCATATCGCCGTAGAGGAGCTGTGACTCGAAGCGGCTGTTTATGCTTATATTACGCAGTATGCTGTGGCGAAGTCCCGGATTTTCCGCGCAGCCGCAGCTCTCGCCGAGACGGAGCTCGCCGTTCTCATTGGGCACCTTGCTTGTTATCTTTCCCGTGATTATGCGGTAGAGCCGCCTGAGGGCTTCCGCACCCAGCTGGAAATTGGGACGGCTGTAGCTTGTGATAGACGGTGAGGACTGGTAGCCCTCAATGGAGGCGTCGTAGCCTGTTATGGCGATGTCCTCGGGGACTCTGATACCTGCGTCCATGAACAGCTTGGTGAGAGTTATTGCCATTACGTCGTTGCCGCATACGATAGCCTCGGGAGCTTCAAGCTCACCGCTGAATATGCGCTTTGCGTAGCGCTTTGGAGCCTCCGTCCAGAAATCGCCGTACTCGCACCAGTCCTTATCTATGGTGATGCCGTGCTTTTTCATGGAGCTCCTGTAGCCTGCAAGACGCTCCTCGCCGCTGAATGTGTTCTTGGGCCCCGTAAGGCAGTATATTTTTTTGAAGCCGTGAACGTTGATGAGGTGGTCTGTTATAGTCTCAAAGGCTTCGCGGTCGTCCACGGAAGTGGTCTCGAAGCTCTTATGGTCGTTGTAGTCAAGGAGCATGACGGGCTTTTCCGAGCGCTTGCAGAGGTTGTCTATATGGTGGCAGATATCCTCGTCATGGAAGGTGTTCCTGTCGTAGATGATACCGTCGATGCTGTCGGAGAGGATAAGGTCGAGGATAGACTTTTCCGCGTCCTTGTGTACGGAGCGGACGGAGAAGTCATGGAGTGGGGATATTACGGCGATGTCGCAGTTGCTCTTGAAAGCCTGCGTTATTATGCCGCGCAGTATCTCGCTCTGGAAGTCTATATGGCAGTCGGCGATAACGACGCCGATAAGTATCCTGCGGCTCATAATGTCTCTCCTTTCGTTTGAAGCCTTTAGCCATTAGCCCTTAGCCTTTAGCTTTTGTAGGGGCGCCCTTTGGGCGTCCGCATATTTATAATTGGATTATCAAGGGCTGCCAAAGGCAGTCCTACAGGCTAACGGCTCAAAGCATAATTTTGTGAAGCAAAATTATGTTTTATATGTACTATTGTATCATAAATCAGCGCTAATTGCAAGATGATTTTATATAATTATAGTTGTTCTTTCAAATAATCTTCTTAAAAGGATAGTATTTTTCATTGTATTTGTAAATAAATAATGTATAATATATGAGAAGGTATAAACAGGACGCTGATTATGCCTTTCAGGGGTTATTATATCCGCTTCGGAGAATAGGCGCTCCGCTGCGATGATTCTCGGCTTTTGAAGCCGAATACAGGACAAACTTAATACCCTCAATCCTTTATATCTTTTAATCCTCAGAAAAGGTCTCCTCTCGGGAG
Coding sequences:
- a CDS encoding substrate-binding domain-containing protein yields the protein MSRRILIGVVIADCHIDFQSEILRGIITQAFKSNCDIAVISPLHDFSVRSVHKDAEKSILDLILSDSIDGIIYDRNTFHDEDICHHIDNLCKRSEKPVMLLDYNDHKSFETTSVDDREAFETITDHLINVHGFKKIYCLTGPKNTFSGEERLAGYRSSMKKHGITIDKDWCEYGDFWTEAPKRYAKRIFSGELEAPEAIVCGNDVMAITLTKLFMDAGIRVPEDIAITGYDASIEGYQSSPSITSYSRPNFQLGAEALRRLYRIITGKITSKVPNENGELRLGESCGCAENPGLRHSILRNISINSRFESQLLYGDMLFDITNADNIHTFVDRLDNYTYFLHKMRRVRICLTKSYVDATVDKNAEELTFRTGDRMKVVLAKSAIWRESEQDTFFSSSDILPDYSEERSYPSAFFISPLHYNNNFFGYCAVSFGKEPRSFSSLYMKWINYVNVALEQVRIKAIMNRTILNTSKALLYDHITGLLNRSGIEQEFGTKLSAASGNRFIECMTFELGGLKKAYYQSGEEKSNSIMAAFAKKLRSCIHGREICGAWASQTLCVISPESGRAPAIYEQLCGKIKETQFSSEENCNIDFTVGVFSLELSSSSDLSEAMYKATVNRVYTYTISEPTSNPQFEKLCLLRNRIMKNPELPWKISEIAESLYLSKSYLQKIYKSYFGRSIIEEMIQFRIDNAKTLLAQTDMTVTEISRECGYSSYNYFVRQFRMCEGCSPSDYRDEQKRKAVEHEN